From a region of the Hymenobacter jejuensis genome:
- the porU2 gene encoding putative type IX secretion system sortase PorU2 codes for MKQNYQLTIFFRWSICLLLLVGGFQAKAQSGPFGNEWIVPGQQYYKIKVTYDGLHRLDYQYLANSGVAGVQPSQFQLWRRGKEVAIYVGGNPATFDANTFIEFYGQRNDGQLDRGMYKKPTDQPQNLYSLYTDTAAYFLTWSAGRAGKRMAQPSASAPGTAHPYRVQNRLRIFANAFSNVDVATQVYFPWAEAGEGFLSPSYGFGASDLGVTTVQEIDSIRNIVAGSSIRVEVTLVGHSRMATEHISNVSVVPPSGQARLLGTMTYKDYSSSKRTFSLQRSDIGTDGKVKLQFQAAGPSDPSAPRDRSRIANIRVLYSQANRWFARQRSVSFANDSTLSRPAYYVLDSIPNSVAGFDVTDPYNVQRVEGVATAGTQRGFVFPSATDRTHTLLLADEARPYIPGPAKRITFRTITPSAYNFLIISNGVLMKPVGSVTNPVRAYAEYRGSAAGGKYDTLVVTSQQLFDQFHYGEYSALAIRHFAQWMLTNARPKYLLLLGKGVHTGERAGNGALYRQFPEQYSVKDLVPTSTRGPSDNFFSADWEKDEYIARIPTGRIQANTPQQVLNYLNKLKEHEALGAEPWRKNVLHLVGGHDAVETAQFQGYMNRYKNSVEKPCFGGKVVKTYVHPPEAGANLVDINIAPELNAGLSLITYFGHGSPEFYDLNLGSPYNPSTNYNNKGKYPVFIINGCAGGYSYTEHITVGENWTLVGDKGAVGFMASAVEGLDSDLNEYCSTMYQELFNDPNWYGKPMTEVYNEVARRLQPRLASYPFGTALLISTVWQGDPALRLYSPAKPDFVTSNDNLQLQDGNGGVAQATSASFNLNLRESNTGNLCGAENVDIKVTRFYPAGASPASVDYHFTMRQGRQDSTYVLAIPNTPPTSGSSFGANRFVVTLDDKNLVDELSETNNQAELNINLLQGGVTTLMPTEFAIVPSTTVRLVGQSNLPGKTARGFEMQLDTVPTFNSNVLQNRVVQDAYVPQWQVTLPAVNRDSVVWYWRLRLQTPQVGEDPEWAVSSFRVINGSMGGWSQSHYGQFARDKQAGLSNAAPSGKWSFANTTQGTITSTLIGRAQQWNSLYQTVRTAPSGSYTLRLIGVDANNKKTVLNPDIKDRVYSLASISAAAYPYLQLELEIRDASSGTAPQLKQWLVTYQGVPEGVARPDKVAASTYEAATLAQQAASTGYVEFPVVFDNVSPLDFGKPLQTQVSLLDENGKSATQTVAATPDVLKADGTATFKMKVNVFGLSGRVSGRAIVNTVPVPEQYFFNNEIMLPAFNVPGNTVPPVLDVAFDGQHILNGDIVSPVPVITVQLQSSDRRRAIKDPANFDLFLTKSGQPTIKIDVRASNVVFAYDSLKGTARIDFQPGKASPLADGTYTLRAQGRGANGVAAGTEAYEVAFQVISASTITNLYPYPNPITSKAKFVFTLTGSELPRNMKIQIMTLTGKVVREIMMDELGPLRIGNNITDFAWDGTDEFGDRLANGTYLYRVMLDTANKPFEHRITAGDKSFKKDWGKLVLLR; via the coding sequence GCTGCTAGTAGGCGGCTTCCAAGCGAAAGCGCAGTCCGGGCCCTTCGGCAACGAATGGATTGTGCCCGGTCAGCAATACTATAAAATCAAGGTTACTTACGATGGTTTACATCGTCTTGATTATCAATATCTTGCTAACTCAGGTGTGGCGGGCGTTCAGCCCAGCCAGTTTCAACTCTGGCGTCGGGGCAAAGAGGTAGCTATCTACGTGGGCGGCAATCCCGCTACGTTCGACGCCAACACCTTCATCGAGTTTTACGGCCAGCGCAACGACGGTCAGCTGGACCGGGGCATGTACAAAAAGCCCACGGATCAGCCGCAGAACCTCTACAGCCTCTACACCGACACGGCCGCATATTTCTTGACGTGGTCGGCGGGACGGGCAGGCAAGCGCATGGCTCAGCCCAGCGCATCGGCCCCTGGCACGGCGCATCCTTATCGAGTGCAAAATCGGCTACGCATTTTTGCAAATGCCTTCTCAAACGTCGATGTAGCTACTCAGGTGTATTTCCCGTGGGCCGAAGCCGGGGAAGGCTTTTTGTCGCCTTCGTACGGTTTTGGTGCTTCCGATTTGGGGGTTACCACGGTGCAGGAAATCGATTCGATCCGCAACATCGTGGCCGGTTCCAGCATTCGGGTGGAGGTGACGCTGGTAGGGCATAGCCGGATGGCAACAGAGCACATCAGCAACGTATCGGTGGTGCCGCCGAGCGGACAGGCGCGGCTGCTGGGCACCATGACGTATAAGGATTACTCGAGCAGCAAGCGAACATTTTCGCTGCAACGCTCTGATATCGGCACCGACGGCAAGGTGAAACTACAGTTCCAAGCGGCGGGCCCCAGCGACCCATCCGCGCCCCGGGACCGTTCGCGCATCGCCAACATCCGGGTACTGTATTCGCAGGCCAACCGGTGGTTTGCGCGGCAGCGGAGCGTTTCGTTTGCCAACGATTCGACGTTGAGCAGACCCGCTTATTACGTCCTCGACAGCATCCCAAATTCTGTTGCCGGCTTCGACGTAACGGACCCTTACAACGTGCAGCGGGTTGAGGGCGTGGCCACGGCTGGCACCCAGCGCGGCTTCGTGTTTCCCAGTGCCACCGATCGCACGCATACGCTGCTGCTTGCCGACGAAGCCCGCCCATACATTCCGGGTCCGGCCAAGCGGATTACATTCCGGACCATTACGCCAAGTGCCTATAACTTCTTGATTATCAGTAACGGGGTATTGATGAAGCCAGTAGGCAGCGTCACCAACCCGGTGCGGGCGTATGCCGAGTACCGCGGCTCGGCCGCGGGCGGCAAATACGACACCCTGGTCGTGACCAGCCAGCAGCTTTTCGACCAGTTTCACTACGGCGAGTACTCAGCCTTGGCCATCCGGCACTTCGCGCAATGGATGTTGACCAATGCTCGCCCCAAATACCTGCTGCTGCTGGGTAAAGGCGTGCATACCGGGGAGAGAGCCGGCAATGGAGCGCTGTACCGGCAGTTTCCGGAGCAGTATTCGGTGAAGGACTTGGTGCCCACGAGCACGCGTGGGCCGTCGGATAATTTTTTCTCGGCCGATTGGGAGAAAGACGAATACATCGCCCGCATTCCTACGGGACGCATTCAGGCCAATACGCCGCAACAGGTTCTGAATTACCTAAACAAGCTGAAGGAGCACGAGGCGCTGGGCGCGGAGCCCTGGCGCAAAAACGTGCTGCATCTGGTAGGTGGGCACGATGCTGTAGAAACTGCTCAGTTTCAGGGTTATATGAACAGATATAAGAACTCTGTCGAGAAGCCGTGCTTTGGGGGCAAAGTGGTAAAAACCTACGTGCACCCACCCGAAGCCGGGGCAAACCTGGTTGATATCAACATTGCGCCGGAACTGAACGCCGGGCTAAGCCTGATTACGTATTTCGGCCACGGTTCGCCCGAATTCTACGACCTCAACCTGGGTTCACCCTACAATCCGAGCACCAACTACAACAACAAAGGCAAGTATCCGGTCTTTATCATCAATGGCTGTGCCGGCGGCTACAGCTATACCGAGCACATTACGGTAGGCGAAAACTGGACGCTGGTCGGCGATAAAGGCGCGGTGGGCTTCATGGCCAGCGCCGTAGAGGGGCTCGATTCGGATCTGAACGAGTATTGCAGCACCATGTACCAGGAACTCTTCAACGACCCGAACTGGTACGGTAAGCCGATGACGGAAGTATACAACGAAGTAGCACGGCGGTTGCAGCCGCGGCTGGCCAGCTATCCTTTCGGAACGGCCCTGCTGATAAGCACCGTGTGGCAAGGCGACCCCGCGTTGCGCCTCTACTCGCCCGCTAAGCCCGATTTTGTCACTTCCAACGATAATCTTCAACTTCAGGATGGCAACGGGGGCGTGGCTCAAGCCACTTCTGCGAGCTTCAACCTGAACCTGCGCGAAAGCAACACGGGCAATTTGTGCGGCGCCGAAAACGTGGATATTAAGGTAACGCGCTTCTATCCGGCAGGGGCGAGCCCGGCCAGCGTCGATTACCACTTCACGATGCGGCAAGGCCGGCAGGATTCGACCTATGTTCTGGCCATTCCTAACACACCGCCCACGTCGGGCAGCAGCTTTGGCGCCAACCGATTTGTTGTGACCCTCGACGACAAAAACCTGGTCGATGAACTCAGCGAAACTAACAACCAGGCCGAGCTAAACATCAACCTGTTGCAGGGGGGGGTAACTACTCTCATGCCGACCGAGTTTGCCATTGTGCCCAGCACGACGGTGCGTTTGGTAGGACAATCCAACCTGCCGGGCAAGACCGCCCGGGGCTTTGAAATGCAGTTGGATACGGTGCCCACCTTCAACAGCAACGTATTGCAAAACCGGGTCGTTCAGGATGCCTACGTACCGCAATGGCAGGTTACGCTGCCCGCCGTCAACCGCGACAGCGTGGTGTGGTACTGGCGTTTGCGCCTGCAAACCCCACAGGTTGGCGAAGACCCGGAATGGGCCGTGAGTTCGTTCCGCGTCATCAACGGCAGCATGGGCGGTTGGTCGCAGAGCCATTACGGACAATTCGCGCGCGATAAGCAAGCGGGCCTGAGCAATGCCGCGCCCTCCGGCAAGTGGAGTTTCGCCAACACAACACAGGGCACGATCACATCCACGCTGATCGGGCGGGCTCAGCAATGGAATTCGCTCTACCAAACGGTGCGCACCGCGCCATCCGGCAGCTACACGCTACGCCTGATTGGGGTGGATGCCAATAATAAAAAGACCGTGCTAAACCCCGATATAAAGGATCGGGTGTATTCATTAGCTAGCATTTCGGCGGCGGCCTACCCGTATTTGCAACTGGAACTGGAGATACGCGATGCCTCAAGCGGCACAGCTCCACAACTCAAACAGTGGCTTGTGACCTACCAAGGCGTGCCCGAAGGTGTGGCCCGCCCGGACAAAGTAGCCGCGTCTACCTACGAAGCGGCCACGTTGGCCCAGCAAGCGGCCAGCACCGGCTACGTGGAGTTTCCGGTCGTTTTCGACAACGTTTCTCCCCTCGATTTCGGCAAGCCGCTGCAAACGCAGGTTTCGTTGCTGGACGAAAATGGCAAGTCAGCTACCCAAACGGTGGCGGCGACCCCCGACGTGCTAAAAGCCGATGGCACAGCTACTTTCAAGATGAAAGTTAACGTGTTTGGCCTCTCGGGCCGGGTGTCAGGCCGGGCAATCGTCAACACGGTACCGGTGCCTGAGCAGTACTTCTTCAATAATGAAATTATGCTGCCGGCCTTCAATGTGCCCGGCAACACCGTGCCGCCTGTTTTGGACGTAGCCTTTGACGGTCAGCACATTCTCAATGGTGACATCGTGTCGCCAGTGCCGGTGATTACGGTGCAGTTGCAAAGCAGCGACCGGCGGCGGGCAATCAAGGACCCGGCAAACTTCGATCTGTTCTTAACCAAATCGGGGCAGCCTACCATTAAGATTGACGTGCGAGCTTCCAACGTGGTCTTTGCTTACGATTCGCTCAAAGGCACGGCCCGCATCGACTTTCAGCCTGGAAAAGCTTCGCCGCTCGCCGACGGCACCTACACCCTGCGGGCGCAAGGCCGCGGCGCCAACGGCGTAGCCGCCGGTACGGAAGCGTACGAGGTTGCCTTCCAAGTGATTAGCGCTTCTACCATCACCAATCTTTACCCGTATCCGAACCCGATTACGAGCAAGGCCAAGTTTGTCTTTACGCTGACGGGCTCGGAGTTGCCGCGCAACATGAAAATCCAGATCATGACGCTCACGGGCAAAGTCGTACGGGAGATCATGATGGATGAGCTGGGGCCGTTGCGCATCGGCAACAACATCACCGATTTTGCCTGGGACGGCACCGACGAGTTCGGCGACCGCTTGGCCAATGGTACCTACCTCTACCGCGTCATGCTCGACACCGCCAACAAGCCCTTTGAGCACCGCATCACCGCTGGTGATAAGTCGTTTAAGAAAGACTGGGGCAAACTGGTACTGTTGAGGTAA
- a CDS encoding dihydrofolate reductase has protein sequence MIALVVAVAENGVIGRDNQLIWHLPADLKHFKQLTLNHPIVMGRRTFEAIGRPLPGRTNIVVTRQPDWHAEGCQVAFSVPEALEQAQALDEDVFVIGGGEIYRQALAAADTVFLTEVHNSFDGDVIFPELNHTEWREITRERHEPDAKHAYAFSFVTMQRR, from the coding sequence ATGATCGCTTTAGTAGTAGCCGTTGCCGAAAATGGAGTAATTGGGCGCGACAACCAGCTCATTTGGCACCTTCCCGCCGACTTGAAGCATTTCAAGCAACTCACTCTGAATCACCCGATTGTGATGGGCCGCCGCACGTTCGAAGCCATCGGCCGGCCGTTGCCGGGACGCACCAACATTGTGGTTACCCGGCAGCCCGATTGGCACGCAGAAGGCTGCCAAGTCGCCTTTTCGGTACCCGAGGCGCTGGAACAAGCGCAGGCTCTAGACGAAGATGTATTCGTGATTGGAGGTGGTGAAATTTACCGCCAAGCCTTGGCCGCCGCCGACACCGTGTTCCTTACCGAAGTCCACAACAGCTTCGATGGCGACGTAATTTTTCCCGAGCTCAACCACACCGAATGGCGCGAGATAACCCGCGAACGGCACGAGCCTGATGCCAAACACGCCTATGCCTTCAGCTTCGTAACGATGCAACGGCGCTAG
- the fmt gene encoding methionyl-tRNA formyltransferase codes for MNSTSPLRLIFMGTPEFAVPTLETLLTWPGCEVVAVVTAPDKPAGRGRQLAESAVKQAATRHNLPVLQPTNLKSPEFQAELRSYEADLQVVVAFRMLPEAVWNMPRLGSINIHASLLPQYRGAAPINWALIHGETQTGVTSFFLQHEIDTGDLILQDMVPISEDDDFGTLYEKLKASGAALALRTVQAIAAGNVPTTPQTATESLRSAPKIQKETGRLDFTQSAPALANLVRGLSPIPTAFTQLPDGRTLKVFRAQAMADDADSGPGAIAPPGTWLTDGRTYLRVQTGAGLLDLLDVQLEGKKRLPVSDFLRGFNASTLTPPTT; via the coding sequence ATGAATTCTACTTCTCCTCTCCGCCTCATTTTCATGGGTACGCCCGAATTTGCGGTGCCGACGCTCGAAACGCTGCTGACTTGGCCCGGCTGCGAAGTGGTGGCCGTTGTGACGGCGCCGGATAAGCCCGCGGGCCGCGGTCGGCAACTCGCCGAATCGGCCGTGAAGCAGGCAGCGACGCGGCATAACTTACCCGTGCTACAACCCACCAACTTGAAATCACCGGAGTTTCAGGCGGAGCTGCGGAGCTACGAAGCGGATTTGCAAGTAGTAGTAGCTTTCCGGATGTTGCCGGAGGCGGTTTGGAACATGCCGCGCCTGGGCTCCATCAACATCCATGCTTCGCTGCTGCCCCAGTACCGGGGAGCGGCGCCCATCAACTGGGCGCTGATCCACGGCGAAACGCAAACCGGCGTCACTTCCTTCTTTCTGCAACACGAGATCGACACCGGCGACCTGATTTTGCAGGATATGGTACCCATTTCCGAAGACGACGACTTCGGCACGCTGTACGAAAAGCTCAAGGCTTCTGGCGCGGCGTTAGCCTTGCGCACGGTGCAGGCGATAGCAGCCGGCAATGTGCCCACTACGCCCCAAACGGCCACCGAATCGCTGCGTTCGGCTCCCAAAATACAGAAGGAAACCGGCCGGCTTGATTTCACGCAATCCGCACCTGCCTTAGCGAATTTAGTGCGCGGCCTCTCCCCCATCCCGACGGCCTTTACGCAACTCCCGGATGGGCGCACGCTGAAAGTTTTTCGGGCGCAAGCTATGGCCGACGACGCCGACAGCGGACCCGGTGCAATAGCACCGCCCGGCACCTGGCTCACGGATGGGCGCACGTACCTCCGGGTACAAACCGGAGCGGGCCTGCTCGATCTGTTGGATGTGCAGCTGGAAGGCAAGAAGCGTCTGCCTGTTTCCGACTTCCTGCGCGGCTTCAATGCCAGTACCCTAACTCCGCCCACCACATGA
- a CDS encoding exo-beta-N-acetylmuramidase NamZ family protein yields MTSTLLTSLLGFTVLFADCSRPSTGSAQSAAATPVPPVVVTSAPQVVLDAATQAPASLQVGAAQFGRYVPQLRGKRVGLVVNQTARVGQAYLVDTLLTQGVQVKMIFAPEHGFRGEAADGATIKDGRDSRSGLPVRSLYGSTKKPTPEMLQDVDVLVFDIQDVGARFYTFISTLHYIMEAAAEQGKEVLVLDRPNPNGWYVDGPVLEPAHKSFVGMHPIPIVHGLTVGELAQMINGEKWLAGGRTCRLTVVPVAGYTHAMHYQLPVRPSPNLPNAHSVVLYPTVCMFEGTDVSVGRGTDMPFEVIGGPAQPTSRPFSFTPRPNTGSPTPPQNGQLCYGLDLRKVEVKEPTGFTLKYLIDFYKQSTNKEKFFGKYFEQLSGTSTMRQQIIAGKSEQEIRASWEPALSQYKQMRKKYLLYQDF; encoded by the coding sequence ATGACTTCAACCCTGCTTACCAGCCTGCTAGGTTTCACCGTTTTGTTCGCCGATTGCAGCCGTCCTAGCACCGGCTCTGCCCAGTCGGCTGCTGCCACGCCGGTACCGCCGGTGGTGGTCACGTCCGCGCCTCAGGTTGTGCTCGACGCTGCTACACAAGCGCCGGCCAGCCTGCAAGTGGGCGCGGCGCAGTTTGGCCGCTACGTGCCGCAGCTGCGCGGCAAACGCGTAGGCCTCGTCGTCAACCAGACCGCTCGCGTTGGGCAGGCCTACCTCGTCGATACCTTGCTTACGCAGGGCGTGCAGGTGAAAATGATTTTTGCGCCCGAACACGGCTTCCGGGGAGAAGCTGCCGATGGCGCTACCATCAAAGACGGCCGCGACAGCCGCAGCGGATTGCCCGTTCGCTCGCTTTACGGCTCTACCAAAAAGCCAACGCCGGAAATGCTCCAGGACGTTGATGTGTTAGTATTTGATATTCAAGATGTTGGCGCACGCTTCTATACCTTCATCAGTACGCTGCACTACATCATGGAAGCCGCTGCGGAACAAGGCAAGGAAGTACTGGTGCTGGATCGCCCCAACCCCAACGGTTGGTACGTCGACGGGCCGGTGCTAGAGCCGGCGCACAAGTCGTTTGTGGGCATGCACCCCATCCCGATTGTGCACGGCCTCACGGTAGGCGAGCTCGCGCAAATGATCAACGGCGAAAAGTGGCTGGCCGGTGGCCGAACTTGCCGCCTTACGGTGGTGCCGGTGGCCGGTTACACGCACGCGATGCACTATCAGCTCCCGGTGCGCCCTTCGCCCAACTTACCGAATGCGCATTCGGTTGTGCTTTATCCTACCGTATGCATGTTCGAAGGCACCGACGTGAGCGTGGGCAGAGGCACCGATATGCCTTTTGAAGTGATTGGTGGCCCAGCCCAGCCGACGAGCCGCCCTTTCAGCTTCACGCCCCGGCCCAACACAGGTTCGCCCACGCCACCCCAAAACGGGCAGCTTTGCTACGGCCTCGACCTGCGGAAAGTGGAAGTCAAAGAACCAACTGGCTTCACGCTTAAGTATCTGATCGACTTTTACAAGCAGAGCACCAACAAGGAGAAGTTCTTCGGGAAATACTTCGAGCAACTCAGTGGCACTTCCACGATGCGGCAGCAAATCATCGCCGGGAAGTCCGAACAGGAAATCCGCGCGTCGTGGGAGCCGGCGCTGTCGCAATACAAACAGATGAGGAAGAAGTACTTACTGTACCAGGATTTTTAG
- a CDS encoding ABC transporter permease, with protein sequence MTKIAIISIALGLAVMVVSFAILEGFRNEIQSKIFSFGAHLQISKYDTNNSLEVEPIESVRLLQTLHRIPEVKNVQPFARKTAIIKTKDEVMGVALKGIDEKNGLSSMRQNLVAGKFITFSDTAASNDVLLSRKIADKLRLKVGDEALFYFIQNPPRVRKFTVSGIYQTGLDEFDEAYVIGDIRQVRELNSWPDSLVGGVEVMLRDFTQLDPTFDRMYESLPYDLKLDKITEQYAQLFDWLKLLNRNVVIFLILIIFVATFNMVATIFIMILERTNMIGVLKAIGATDNQIRSMFFFRGMSLTVRGMLYGNLVGLGFCALQYYFHLIPLDPENYYMNRVPIYWDVKMILLLNAATFLASLLAVLIPTYLISRIRPVAAIKFD encoded by the coding sequence GTGACAAAAATAGCCATTATCAGCATTGCCCTCGGGCTGGCGGTAATGGTCGTCTCGTTTGCGATTCTGGAAGGCTTCCGCAACGAGATCCAAAGTAAGATCTTCTCGTTTGGCGCGCACCTCCAAATCAGCAAGTACGACACCAACAACTCGCTGGAAGTCGAGCCCATCGAGAGTGTGCGCTTGCTCCAGACGCTGCACCGCATTCCGGAGGTAAAGAATGTGCAGCCTTTCGCTCGCAAAACTGCCATCATCAAGACCAAAGATGAGGTGATGGGCGTGGCCTTAAAGGGAATTGACGAGAAAAACGGTCTTTCGTCGATGCGGCAAAACCTGGTGGCGGGCAAATTCATCACGTTCTCCGACACGGCCGCCAGCAACGACGTGTTGCTCAGCCGCAAAATTGCCGACAAGCTCCGGCTGAAAGTCGGCGACGAGGCGTTGTTTTATTTTATCCAGAATCCGCCGCGGGTGCGCAAATTCACCGTGAGCGGCATCTACCAGACCGGCCTCGACGAGTTCGATGAGGCTTACGTGATCGGCGATATTCGGCAGGTGCGCGAGTTGAATTCGTGGCCCGATTCGCTGGTAGGTGGCGTGGAAGTGATGCTGCGCGACTTCACGCAGCTCGATCCCACCTTCGATCGCATGTACGAAAGCCTGCCTTATGATCTGAAGCTGGACAAGATCACCGAACAATACGCCCAGCTCTTCGACTGGCTGAAGCTATTGAACCGTAACGTAGTTATCTTCCTGATACTCATTATCTTCGTGGCTACGTTTAACATGGTGGCTACGATCTTTATCATGATTCTGGAGCGCACCAACATGATCGGGGTGCTCAAGGCCATCGGGGCTACTGACAACCAGATTCGCAGCATGTTCTTTTTCCGCGGCATGTCGCTGACGGTGCGCGGCATGCTCTACGGCAATTTGGTAGGCCTGGGCTTCTGCGCGCTCCAATATTATTTTCACCTCATCCCGCTCGACCCCGAAAACTACTACATGAACCGGGTTCCGATTTACTGGGACGTGAAAATGATTCTGCTGCTGAACGCCGCCACGTTTCTGGCGTCCCTGCTGGCCGTCCTGATTCCGACCTACCTAATCTCACGCATTCGCCCGGTAGCCGCGATTAAGTTCGATTGA
- a CDS encoding peptidoglycan DD-metalloendopeptidase family protein, giving the protein MSLSALLRRHSAEFGPVLPVDLNSPQVARLDFTAANPLLDHADLRDTAAFEELVQQLLDAQEAQIGVGGYLENRVIYRRSPGVFGDPSSPSRSLHLGVDVWLRAGTPVLAPLDAVVHSVADNNNFGDYGPTVILEHSLEGTTFYTLYGHLGRREVALLRPDMIVEKGTTFAEVGPHPENGDWPPHLHFQIIADMQGRQGDFPGVALPEEKKTWAALCPDPNLILQCQHLI; this is encoded by the coding sequence ATGTCGCTTTCTGCTCTTCTGCGTCGTCATTCCGCTGAGTTCGGGCCGGTTTTGCCCGTCGATCTCAACTCGCCCCAAGTGGCTCGCCTCGATTTTACGGCTGCCAATCCCCTGCTCGATCATGCCGACCTGCGCGATACGGCCGCTTTTGAAGAGCTGGTGCAACAGCTACTCGACGCGCAGGAAGCACAGATTGGCGTGGGTGGCTACCTCGAAAACCGCGTGATCTACCGGCGCAGTCCGGGCGTATTTGGCGACCCAAGCTCCCCGTCTCGTTCGCTGCATTTGGGCGTCGATGTGTGGCTACGGGCCGGTACGCCGGTGTTGGCGCCGCTCGATGCCGTCGTGCACAGCGTGGCCGACAACAATAATTTCGGCGATTACGGCCCAACGGTAATTCTCGAACACAGCTTGGAGGGCACGACGTTTTACACGCTCTACGGACATTTGGGGCGCCGCGAAGTAGCCCTGTTGCGCCCCGACATGATAGTGGAGAAAGGAACCACGTTTGCTGAAGTCGGGCCGCACCCCGAAAACGGCGATTGGCCGCCCCACCTGCATTTTCAGATCATCGCCGACATGCAAGGCCGGCAAGGTGATTTTCCAGGCGTGGCGTTGCCGGAAGAAAAGAAAACATGGGCCGCGCTATGCCCCGACCCCAACTTGATTCTGCAATGTCAGCATTTGATTTGA
- a CDS encoding ferredoxin--NADP reductase encodes MSSPYLTLNVVELTHETPDTVTIHLETPGRQPVASEPGQFLTLILPCGPAGKKERRSYSLSSTAHEAPRLSVTVKRVPGGLVSNYLLDTVQVGQQIEAMAPLGNFTIKTNPKAARSIVLIGAGSGITPLMSILKAVLREEPNSHVLLVYGSRNEAAVIFSKQLHQLETQYGRRLQIEHVFSQPANPAASQHTGRLNRTMLLRILEQLHQFPAAQAEYFLCGPEGMMTEARAALDLLGVPAAQIRRESFVAAAETQEAAAAQPNGHGDVSDSDTDEIVTRTVTINYEGSEYEVSVEPSQTILEAALDQDIDLPYSCQAGLCTACRGKCLSGKVHLDEREGLSDSEMKQGYVLLCVGHPLTSDVVLEIG; translated from the coding sequence ATGAGCAGCCCGTATCTTACGCTCAACGTCGTCGAGCTTACCCACGAAACGCCCGATACCGTTACCATCCATCTTGAAACGCCTGGCCGTCAGCCCGTAGCCAGTGAGCCGGGCCAGTTTCTTACCCTGATTTTGCCTTGCGGCCCAGCCGGCAAGAAAGAGCGCCGCTCGTATTCGCTCAGCAGCACGGCCCACGAAGCACCGCGCCTCTCGGTTACGGTAAAGCGCGTGCCGGGTGGGTTGGTGAGTAATTATCTGCTTGATACAGTGCAGGTTGGCCAGCAGATTGAAGCCATGGCTCCGCTGGGCAACTTTACGATCAAAACCAATCCAAAAGCCGCGCGCTCCATTGTGCTGATTGGGGCAGGCAGTGGCATCACGCCGCTCATGAGCATTCTGAAAGCCGTGTTGCGCGAAGAGCCCAACAGCCACGTGCTGCTCGTGTATGGCAGCCGCAACGAAGCGGCCGTGATTTTTTCCAAGCAGCTCCACCAATTGGAAACGCAATACGGCCGCCGCTTACAAATTGAACACGTTTTTAGTCAGCCCGCTAACCCTGCCGCCAGCCAGCATACCGGCCGCCTCAACCGCACCATGCTGCTGCGCATTCTGGAGCAACTGCACCAATTTCCGGCAGCACAAGCCGAGTATTTCCTTTGCGGCCCCGAGGGCATGATGACCGAAGCCCGCGCCGCCCTCGACTTGCTGGGCGTCCCCGCTGCGCAGATTCGCCGCGAAAGCTTTGTGGCGGCTGCCGAAACCCAGGAAGCTGCCGCCGCGCAGCCCAATGGCCACGGCGACGTATCGGACAGCGATACTGATGAAATCGTAACGCGCACTGTCACAATCAATTACGAAGGATCGGAGTACGAAGTCAGCGTTGAGCCTTCCCAAACGATACTCGAAGCCGCGCTCGATCAGGACATCGACCTGCCGTATAGCTGCCAGGCGGGTTTGTGCACGGCGTGCCGCGGCAAGTGCCTTTCGGGCAAGGTGCACCTCGACGAGCGCGAGGGCCTGTCCGACTCGGAAATGAAGCAAGGCTACGTGCTGTTGTGCGTAGGCCACCCACTCACCAGCGACGTTGTGCTGGAGATTGGGTAA